Proteins encoded in a region of the Labrus bergylta chromosome 9, fLabBer1.1, whole genome shotgun sequence genome:
- the cysltr1 gene encoding cysteinyl leukotriene receptor 1, whose product MAQLNVTNSSGSNSTECPSIDDFRNQVYSTAYSLITVLGLVGNGFALVVLVRTNRQSSPFHVYILNLAVSDLLCVMTLPLRVIYYVNKGQWNQGDFLCRISSYALYVNLYCSIYFMAAMSFTRFLAIVFPVQNLQLVTENRARMVCAGIWLFICLSSSPFLMSGQSFDPITNKTKCFEPPRGPAVEKLVILNYLSLVLGFSLPFLVILICYAGIVRTLLFRTQSSRQQTRGTGTKAIRMIVIVLLTFLICFMPYHVQRSIHLNFLYRTETTCSERIAMQKSVVVTLCLAAANSCFDPLLYFFSGEGFRRRLSSMRKSVKRSTLRGTDRLKTTMDSEPRETHQLTAS is encoded by the coding sequence ATGGCCCAATTGAATGTGACAAACAGCTCGGGGAGCAATTCTACAGAATGTCCATCCATTGATGACTTCCGTAACCAGGTGTACTCCACCGCCTACTCGCTCATCACTGTGTTAGGACTGGTGGGGAACGGCTTCGCTCTGGTGGTGCTGGTCAGAACCAATCGCCAGAGCTCACCCTTCCATGTCTACATTCTGAACCTTGCGGTGTCCGATCTACTGTGTGTCATGACCCTGCCACTGCGAGTTATCTACTATGTGAACAAGGGCCAATGGAACCAGGGGGATTTCCTCTGTCGCATCAGCTCCTATGCTCTCTATGTAAACCTCTACTGCAGCATTTACTTCATGGCCGCTATGTCCTTCACACGTTTCTTGGCCATAGTCTTCCCTGTGCAGAACCTGCAGCTGGTTACAGAAAACCGTGCTCGCATGGTGTGTGCAGGTATCTGGTTATTCATCTGTCTTTCATCTTCACCCTTTCTGATGTCTGGCCAGAGTTTTGACCCCATCACAAATAAAACCAAGTGCTTTGAGCCTCCACGGGGTCCAGCTGTGGAGAAACTAGTCATATTGAACTATTTGTCTCTGGTGCTGGGCTTTTCCCTGCCCTTCCTGGTCATTCTGATTTGCTATGCTGGCATAGTCCGCACCCTGCTGTTCCGCACCCAATCTTCCAGACAGCAGACACGCGGCACAGGCACCAAAGCCATCCGAATGATCGTCATTGTCCTGTTGACCTTCCTGATCTGCTTCATGCCCTACCACGTGCAGCGCTCCATCCACCTGAACTTTCTGTATCGGACAGAAACCACCTGCTCAGAGCGGATTGCCATGCAGAAGTCTGTTGTGGTGACACTGTGCCTGGCTGCTGCCAATTCATGCTTTGATCCactgctttattttttctctggaGAGGGTTTCCGCAGACGTTTGTCCTCCATGCGCAAATCTGTGAAGAGAAGCACCCTGCGTGGTACAGACAGGCTGAAGACCACCATGGACTCTGAGCCTAGAGAAACCCACCAGCTGACAGCCAGTTGA